One Maniola hyperantus chromosome Z, iAphHyp1.2, whole genome shotgun sequence DNA window includes the following coding sequences:
- the LOC117995836 gene encoding uncharacterized protein has protein sequence MRILPLIVLFACLAWQATARPQDDAEPRAVSNRGALLKRGLAGKQKTTTTTPAPDEAEYEDEGDYPAEEAQEPSTEAAPSSTEGKKLGGLPVRPFRSNTDLLEALKRRRAQAVGAKGGSSSVAQQQTETQTEAPVKANFSKKRFNTATRETKAEEAPAPAPSKPSRGRFGRPSSRSVQEAEPEEQNDTTPPARTGRTFRRGGN, from the exons ATGAGGATACTACCCCT AATCGTACTATTCGCGTGCTTGGCGTGGCAAGCGACAGCGCGGCCACAGGATGATGCAGAGCCGCGCGCTGTCTCCAACAGAGGAGCACTTCTCAAGCGGGGCTTGGCGGGAAAACAAAAGACCACTACAACTACGCCAGCACCG GATGAGGCAGAATACGAAGACGAGGGCGATTACCCCGCAGAAGAAGCGCAGGAGCCTTCCACTGAAGCGGCTCCATCCTCTACAGAAGGCAAGAAGTTAGGAGGACTCCCTGTACGACCTTTTAGAAGCAACACTGACTTGTTAGAAGCGCTAAAAAGAAGGCGAGCACAAGCTGTCGGAG CTAAAGGTGGCTCTTCATCGGTGGCGCAACAACAGACAGAGACGCAAACAGAAGCTCCAGTCAAGGCAAATTTCA GCAAAAAGCGTTTCAACACTGCGACGCGGGAGACAAAGGCTGAGGAAGCTCCAGCGCCGGCGCCATCTAAGCCCAGCAGAGGACGCTTTGGAAGAC CGTCGTCTCGGTCTGTCCAGGAAGCAGAACCTGAAGAACAGAATGACACCACTCCTCCGGCGAGGACCGGCAGGACATTCCGGCGGGGTGGCAACTGA
- the LOC117995689 gene encoding prostatic acid phosphatase-like, which produces MAPTSKVQFFCASKMRLVVVFMLYIISISYGEKVIKYAAIIYRHGDRTPVNPYPTDPWKNESLWPVKFGELTNIGKRQHYALGRWLRKRYSNLISEQFDPTEVYVRSTDVDRTLMSAQANLAGMYPPSGNAIWDLNLLWQPIPVHTRPERDDEVLAMIRKCVPYDKEKAKYMRSVAYKKRLSKYQGLMDYLTAYTGMKVKDYLDINDIYNVLYIENLYNFTLPKWTQSVYPDKMKEPSCYSFVTATATPLMARLLAGPLLKEIVGKMNTIITKKKPNPLKLSIYSGHDFTIANVLCSIGVYDGNCPVYTSTIIFELLQDNNTTGYFIRMLYRNSTEIVEPHILDIPHCGQLCPIEKFMKLYDNLITVDWHYECMKQTSPMIGAVSFLALIIFIYVIHQIYIARVEMRRVQLAYTRVHKPKAIQETSIEP; this is translated from the exons ATGGCCCCAACTTCAAAAGTTCAATTTTTTTGTGCTTCTAAAATGCGTCTTGTTGTAGTTTTTATGTTATATATTATATCCATAAGTTACGGtgaaaaagtaattaaatatgccGCAATTATTTATAGACACGGGGATAGGACGCCAGTGAATCCTTACCCCACCGATCCTTGGAAGAATGAATCGCTATGGCCTGTTAAATTCGGGGAGCTTACGAATATAGGCAAAAGACAACATTACGCACTCGGCCGATGGCTTAGAAAACGGTACTCG AATTTAATTTCTGAACAATTTGATCCTACAGAGGTATATGTTAGATCAACAGATGTTGACCGCACTCTTATGTCAGCTCAAgccaatttggcag GCATGTATCCACCATCTGGCAATGCAATATGGGACTTAAATTTATTATGGCAACCAATTCCTGTACACACAAGACCTGAAAGAGATGATGAAGTCTTAGCAATGATTAGAAAATGTGTCCCTTACGATAAAGAAAAGGCAAAATATATGCGCTCAGTGGCCTACAAGAAAAGGCTTAGTAAATATCAAGGACTTATGGA TTACCTAACTGCATATACTGGCATGAAAGTTAAGGATTATTTGGATATCAATGACATTTATAATGTACTCTATATTGAAAATCTTTATAACTTCACACTTCCGAAATGGACTCAATCAGTGTATCCTGACAAAATGAAAGAGCCATCCTGTTACAG tTTTGTCACGGCGACCGCAACTCCCTTAATGGCGCGACTATTGGCTGGTCCGCTACTTAAAGAAATAGTTGGCAAAATGAATACCATTATAACAAAGAAGAAACCAAATCCCTTGAAACTATCAATATACAGTGGTCATGATTTTACAATTGCCAATGTACTGTGTTCTATTGGGGTGTATGACGGAAACTGCCCAGTTTATACGTCCACAATCATTTTTGAACTACTTCAAg ACAATAACACTACAGGCTATTTTATACGAATGTTATATAGAAACTCTACAGAAATTGTTGAACCACACATTCTTGATATACCCCATTGTGGACAATTATGCCCTATTGAAAAATTTATGAAGTTGTATGACAATCTTATAACTGTTGATTGGCATTACGAGTGTATGAAACAG ACATCACCGATGATTGGAGCTGTTTCCTTTTTGgcgttaattatatttatatatgtaaTACATCAAATTTATATCGCAAGAGTTGAAATGCGACG GGTTCAGTTAGCCTATACTAGAGTTCATAAACCTAAGGCCATTCAAGAGACGAGTATCGAACCCTGA